The genome window TCACTGACCACAGCCACTTCATGCCCCTGCTCAACCCCTCCCCAACAGATGCCACCAGCTCCGTGGACACCCAGGCCGGCAACTGCAAGCCACTGCCCAAGGATAAGCTCCCGGAGAACCTGCTGTCAGACCTCAGTCTGCAGAGCCTCACGGCCCTGACCTCCCAGGTGGAGAACATCTCCAACACAGTCCAGCAGCTGCTGATCTCCAAGGCTGCTGTGCCGCAGAAGAAGGGAGTTAAGACCCTGGTGTCTAGGACCCCAGAGCAGCACAAAAGCCAGCACTGCAGCCCCGAGGGCAGTGGCTATTCGGCTGAGCCGGCAGGCACGCCACTGTCAGAGCCACTGAGCAGTACGCCGCAGTCCACCCATGCCGAGCCGCCAGAGGCCGACTACCTGAGTGGCTCCGAGGACCCACTGGAGCGCAGCTTCCTCTACTGCAGCCAGGCCCGCAGCAGCCCTGCCAGAGTCAACAGCAACTCGAAAGCCAAGCCTGAGTCCGTGTCGACCTGCTCTGTGACCTCGCCGGACGACATGTCCACCAAGTCTGATGACTCCTTCCAGAGCCTGCACAGCAGCCTGCCACTTGATAGCTTCTCCAAGTTTGTGGCCGGAGAGCGGGACTGCCCGCGGCTGCTGCTCAGTGCCCTGGCACAGGAGGACCTAGCCTCTGAGatcctggggctgcaggaggcCATTGGTGAGAAGACTGACAAGGCCTGGGCTGAGGCGTCTAGCCTGGCCAAGGATGCCAGCAAGCCGCCCTTCTCACTAGAGAACCATAGTGCCTGCCTGGACTCTGTTGGCGATAACGCATGGCCGCGGCCAGGGGAGCCAGAAGCCCTGCCCCAGTCCTTGCAGCTGGACAAGGGTGGCAACGCCAAGGACTTCAGCCCGGGGCTGTTTGAAGACCCTTCCGTGGGCTTTGCAACCCCTGACCCCAAAAAGACAACTGGTCCCCTCTCCTTTAGTACCAAGTCCACCCTCGAGGCTGCCACCTCAGACCCCTCCGTGGCAGCTTTTGACTGTTTCCCGGACACGACCACTGCTGGCTCAGCAGACAGTGCCAACCCCTTTGCCTGGCCCGAGGAAAACCTGGGGGATGCTTGTCCTCGGTGGGGGCTTCACCCTGGTGAGCTCACCAAGGGCCTGGAGCAGGGCGGGAAGGCCTCCGATGGCACTGGCCAGGAGAATGCCCACGAGGCCGTGGCCTGCCTGGGTTTCCAGGAGGAGGAGCCCCCTGGGGAGAAGGCTGCTGTGCCCCGGGACTCCAAGCAGGAGGAGGCGGGTGGGGTgaaggaggaggtgggtgggCTGCTGCAGTGCCCTGAGGTGGGCAAGGCCGACCGGTGGCTGGAGGACAGCCGGCACTGCTGCTCGGCCGCGGACTTTGGGGACCTCCCTCTGCTGCCGCCCACGGGCAGGAAGGAGGacctggaggcagaggaggaataCTCCTCCCTGTGTGAGCTCCTGGGCAGCCCTGAGCAGAGGCCCAGCATGCAGGACCCACTGTCACCAAAGGCCCCGCTGCTGTGCActaaggaggaggtggaggaggtgttGGATGCCAAGTCTGGCTGGGACTCCCCGTGCCACCTCTCTGGGGAGTCTGTCATCTTGCTGGGCCCCACAGTCGGTGCTGAGTCGAAGGTCCAGAGCTGGTTTGAATCTTCCCTGTCCCACATGAAGCCAGGTGAAGAAGGGCCCGAGGGTGGTTCCACCACCCTGGCCCCAGACACCTCCCTGGCCCAGAAGCCAAACAAGCCCGCTGTGCCTGAGGTGCCCATCGCTAAGAAAGAGCCTGTGCCACGTGGCAAAAGTTTACGGAGCCGGCGGGTGCACCGGGGGCTGCCTGAGTCCGAGGACTCCCCGTGCAGGGCCCCAGCACTGCCCAAAGACCTCCTGCTCCCTGAATCCTGCACAGGTGCCCCCCAGGGACAGATGGAAGGGGCAGGGGCCCCAGGCCGGGGGGTCTCAGAAGGGCTCCCCAGGATGTGCACCCGCTCCTTCACAGCCCTGAGTGAGCCCCGCACACCAGGCCCCCCAGGCCtgaccaccacccccaccccaccagacaAACTGGGAGGCAAGCAGCGAGCTGCCTTCAAGTCAGGCAAGCGGGTGGGGAAGCCCTCACCCAAGGCTGCATCCAGCCCCAGTAACCCGGCCGCCCTGCCTGTGGCCTCTGACAGCAGCCCCATGGGCTCCAAGACCAAGGAAACAGACTCTCCTGGCACCCCCGGCAAAGACCAGCGCTCTATGATCCTTCGGTCCCGCACCAAAACCCAGGAGGTCTTCCACGCCAAGCGGCAGCGGCCCTCAGAAAGTCGGCTCCCCAACTGCCGCACCACCAAGAAGCTCCTCGCCAACAGCCACCTGCCCACCACATTCAAGGTCTCTGGTAGCCTCCAGAAGGAAGGCAGGGCCAGCCCACGGGCGAGGGTCCCCAAGCCTGGTGCAGGTGGCAAGCTTTCTGACCGGCCCCTCCACACACTGAAGAGGAAGTCGGCCTTCATGGCACCGGTTCCCACAAAGAAACGGCATCTGGTCTTACGTAGCAGCAGCACTGGTGGCAGTGGGGTGGATGTGAATGAAGAGAGGGCTGAGGGCTCGCCCACCTTCTTCAAAAGGATGTCTTCTCCCAAGAAGACCAAGCCCAGCAGGGGTAACAGTGAGTCCACTGTGAAGCCGCCTCCCCTGGAGACCCCGGACGCCTGCCTGAAGCTTGCCTCGCGAGCAGCCCTCCAAGGGGCCGTGAAGACCAAGGTGCTGCCACCCCGGAAAGGCCGGGGCCTGAAGCTGGAGGCCATTGTGCAGAAGATCACCTCACCCAGCCTCAAGAAGTTCGCATGCAAAGCGCCAGGGGGCCCTCCCAGTCATCCTCTGAACCCATCCTTCCCTGAGAGGGACCGTGGGCTCAAGAGTGCTGGGGGCAGCCCAGCGGGGGCAGAAGAAGGCCTCATAAATACGGGTGCTGGGCAGAAGCTCCCAGCAGCTTCAGGACCTGAGCTGTTATGCAGAAATCCAACCAACAGATCCTTAAAAGGCAAACTCATGAACAGTAAGAAACTGTCTTCAACTGACTGTTTCAAAACTGAGGCCTTCACACCCCCCAAGGCCCTGCTCCCTGGGGGACCTGCCTTGGCACCTAAGAAGAGAAGCCGGAAAGGCAGGGCTGGAGCGCCCCTGGAGAAGCGGCCTCATCTAGGCCCGAGTCTGCACCTGACTTCCCAGGACACACAGGGGGATGGCGAGGACAGCTCTGGGGGAGGAGGCAAGAAGCCAAAGACAGAGGAACTGGGCctggcctcccagcccccagaggGCCGGCCTTCCCAGCCCCAAACGAGGGCACAGAAGCAGCCAGGCCACGCCAGCTACAGCAGCTATTCCAAGCGAAAGCGCCTCACGCGGGGCCGGGCCAAGAATAGCACGTCCTCACCCTGTAAGGGGCGTGCCAAGCGgaggaagcagcaggtgctgcCCCTGGATCCCGCAGAACCTGAAATCCGCCTCAAGTACATTTCCTCATGCAAGCAACTGCGGGCAGACAGCCGCACCCCGGCCTTCTCACCCTTCGTGCGGGTGGAGAAGCGAGATGCGTTCACCACTGTATGCACTGTCATCAACTCCCCTGGGGAGGAGCCCAAGCTCCACAGGAAGCCtttctcctccacctcctcttcctcatcctcatgCTCTTTCTCCCTGGACACACTCCCTGGAGGCTCTGTCCTGCAGCCAcggccctccctgcccctctcctccaCCATGCACCTGGGGCCTGTGGTTTCTAAGGCCCTGAGTACCTCTTGCCTTGTTTGCTGCCTCTGCCAAAACCCAGCCAACTTCAAGGACCTCGGGGACTTGTGTGGGCCCTACTACCCTGAGCACTGCCTCCCCAAAAAGAAGCCAAAACTCAAGGAGAAGGTACGGCTGGAGAGCACCTGTGAGGAGGCCTCGCTGCCCCTCGAGAGAACACTCAGAGGCCTGGAGTGTCCAGCTGCCCCCGGGAAGCCCCCCAGGCCCGAGGGCCTGGCTGACCCAGCCAAGCAGGGCTCACTGCGCACCAGCACCCGGGGCCTGTCCCGGAGGCTGCAGAGTTGCTACTGCTGTGACGGTCGGGCAGATGGTGGCGAGGAGGCAGCCCCAGTGGACAGGAGCCGCAGGCATGAGTGCAGCAAGGAGCCacctgcagagcccagcagggaCCCCCAGGAGCACTGGGTGCACGAGGCCTGCGCTGTGTGGACGGGCGGGGTCTACCTGGTGGCCGGGAAGCTCTTTGGGCTGCAGGAGGCCATGAAGGTGGCCATGGACATGGTAAGGGGCCAGCCCAGCCAGGGTGGGTGGTTGGGTCCTACAAGACACGCAGGCGGGCAGGAAGCCCTCTCATCTCTCCAGCGCTACGGTTTAGGCCGAACGTACCCACAACCACAAACTGAGATCTGGGAGCTTGCAGGGAAGGTTGAAGCACAGCCCAGGCGGAGGCAGAACACACCCACCCATCCCATTCTGGACTTGCCCCAGACATCCCACTGCCACCCTCCGGGCCTGCACAAACCCTCACCTGGCACCTTTCAGCTCCAGCCCCACCCAGTCCACCTGACTCCCAACCCCCATATCAGCTGAGATGCCGAGGCTGCAGAGGACAGGGAGCCTCCCAGAACAGAATGTCAGGGCTGCCAGAAAAGCAGGGCATTCCACTCTGCAGCTCCTGCTCCCCTGGCTTCTGAGATGGAGCTGGGGTTTAGGGAGGAGCCTCAAACAGTGTGTGGTGTCCCCTCTG of Manis javanica isolate MJ-LG chromosome 4, MJ_LKY, whole genome shotgun sequence contains these proteins:
- the RAI1 gene encoding retinoic acid-induced protein 1; the encoded protein is MQSFRERCGFHGKQQNYQQTSQETSRLENYRQPSQAGLSCDRQRLLAKDYYNPQPYPGYEGGASPASTARGGKGLLSQQALQGRPAFSGYSVQDSSPYPGRYSGEEGLQAWGAPQQPPPQPQPLPAGVGKYDENLMKKTAVPPGRQYPEQGAQLPFRTHSLHVQQQLAQPQQPLAYPKLQRQKLQNDIASPLPFPASGHFPQHSQSFPTSSTYSSPGQGGQGAHSYKSCTAPSTQPHDRPLTASASLAPGQRVQNIHAYQSGRLSYDQQKQQQVLQSRHHAQETLHYQNLAKYQHYGQQGPGYCQPDGAVRTPEQYYQTFSPSSSHSPARSVGRSPSYSSTPSPLMPNLENFPYNQQPLSTGAFPAAITDHSHFMPLLNPSPTDATSSVDTQAGNCKPLPKDKLPENLLSDLSLQSLTALTSQVENISNTVQQLLISKAAVPQKKGVKTLVSRTPEQHKSQHCSPEGSGYSAEPAGTPLSEPLSSTPQSTHAEPPEADYLSGSEDPLERSFLYCSQARSSPARVNSNSKAKPESVSTCSVTSPDDMSTKSDDSFQSLHSSLPLDSFSKFVAGERDCPRLLLSALAQEDLASEILGLQEAIGEKTDKAWAEASSLAKDASKPPFSLENHSACLDSVGDNAWPRPGEPEALPQSLQLDKGGNAKDFSPGLFEDPSVGFATPDPKKTTGPLSFSTKSTLEAATSDPSVAAFDCFPDTTTAGSADSANPFAWPEENLGDACPRWGLHPGELTKGLEQGGKASDGTGQENAHEAVACLGFQEEEPPGEKAAVPRDSKQEEAGGVKEEVGGLLQCPEVGKADRWLEDSRHCCSAADFGDLPLLPPTGRKEDLEAEEEYSSLCELLGSPEQRPSMQDPLSPKAPLLCTKEEVEEVLDAKSGWDSPCHLSGESVILLGPTVGAESKVQSWFESSLSHMKPGEEGPEGGSTTLAPDTSLAQKPNKPAVPEVPIAKKEPVPRGKSLRSRRVHRGLPESEDSPCRAPALPKDLLLPESCTGAPQGQMEGAGAPGRGVSEGLPRMCTRSFTALSEPRTPGPPGLTTTPTPPDKLGGKQRAAFKSGKRVGKPSPKAASSPSNPAALPVASDSSPMGSKTKETDSPGTPGKDQRSMILRSRTKTQEVFHAKRQRPSESRLPNCRTTKKLLANSHLPTTFKVSGSLQKEGRASPRARVPKPGAGGKLSDRPLHTLKRKSAFMAPVPTKKRHLVLRSSSTGGSGVDVNEERAEGSPTFFKRMSSPKKTKPSRGNSESTVKPPPLETPDACLKLASRAALQGAVKTKVLPPRKGRGLKLEAIVQKITSPSLKKFACKAPGGPPSHPLNPSFPERDRGLKSAGGSPAGAEEGLINTGAGQKLPAASGPELLCRNPTNRSLKGKLMNSKKLSSTDCFKTEAFTPPKALLPGGPALAPKKRSRKGRAGAPLEKRPHLGPSLHLTSQDTQGDGEDSSGGGGKKPKTEELGLASQPPEGRPSQPQTRAQKQPGHASYSSYSKRKRLTRGRAKNSTSSPCKGRAKRRKQQVLPLDPAEPEIRLKYISSCKQLRADSRTPAFSPFVRVEKRDAFTTVCTVINSPGEEPKLHRKPFSSTSSSSSSCSFSLDTLPGGSVLQPRPSLPLSSTMHLGPVVSKALSTSCLVCCLCQNPANFKDLGDLCGPYYPEHCLPKKKPKLKEKVRLESTCEEASLPLERTLRGLECPAAPGKPPRPEGLADPAKQGSLRTSTRGLSRRLQSCYCCDGRADGGEEAAPVDRSRRHECSKEPPAEPSRDPQEHWVHEACAVWTGGVYLVAGKLFGLQEAMKVAMDMTCSSCQEAGATIGCCHKGCIHTYHYPCASDAGCIFIEENFSLKCPKHKRLPL